The following proteins come from a genomic window of Sphingobium cloacae:
- a CDS encoding IS110 family transposase, whose translation MTKKITNPEILAIRAAAEVDPACGRVWVGLDVGLKSTSVCVLDRDGKVVHQVSMKTHPTEIGRYLAKNFASNVAVVGMETGAMSAHLAGGLRKQGHQVAVMDALQVHRVLSLKRNKTDTNDARGIAEITRTGRDYLTEVYVKSAACFEVRAQLIMRHRLVQQRLANENMIRGLLRVYGGRVEPGAKSSATYRDRVVEQLLIIQDREGINLRPRILPVLDLCERLQRDVVRIETELEALAAANPVCRRFMVGAARCRSEIGAPSMIKSPRLTDLQLILLSTASQRDDGNPPLGYQPNGRTLAIVEDHADIVRHIFARYLDLGNVRLVADALASEGIIAPERTATTRRVTGGRPFTRGQIYKLLSNPIYIGEIHHKGQIHDGKHEAIIDRDIWDAVQQMLATNRQGERSGSRASSPSLLASRIVDQHGEPLVAAHACKGKVRYRYYVNRSLQHNADRHATDSLRIPAREIETAVVTSLATALDDPLALLTQAGITLESDRLRTILKKAEQLAASVRHKQRDVISDLVARVVVHPHEIAIRLSVAALCRACTIDPANSPDGITLTEPVRLTRTGLALRLIQRDGRPVTQGKPDPGLIALLRKARNWWRQLQTGTIDIATIADQEKVNDSWVSRVVRLNFLAPVIVEAILAGTQPASVSATALRTANLPIDWNEQIALFGM comes from the coding sequence ATGACGAAGAAGATCACGAACCCCGAGATCCTGGCGATCCGGGCAGCAGCAGAAGTAGACCCGGCATGTGGCCGCGTCTGGGTAGGCCTTGATGTCGGCCTCAAGTCGACATCGGTCTGTGTGCTGGATCGAGATGGCAAGGTCGTCCACCAGGTTTCGATGAAGACGCATCCGACCGAGATCGGGCGCTACCTCGCGAAGAACTTCGCCTCGAACGTGGCTGTCGTCGGCATGGAGACGGGGGCGATGTCGGCACATCTCGCCGGCGGGCTGCGCAAGCAGGGCCACCAGGTCGCCGTGATGGACGCGCTGCAGGTCCACCGGGTGCTATCGCTCAAGCGCAACAAGACCGACACCAATGACGCACGCGGCATTGCCGAGATCACGCGCACCGGCCGCGACTATCTGACCGAGGTCTATGTGAAGAGCGCCGCCTGCTTCGAGGTGCGCGCCCAGCTCATCATGCGTCATCGCCTGGTGCAGCAGCGCCTGGCCAACGAGAACATGATCCGCGGCTTGTTGCGTGTCTATGGTGGGCGGGTCGAGCCTGGCGCCAAGTCATCGGCTACCTATCGCGACCGTGTCGTCGAGCAGTTGCTGATCATCCAGGATCGCGAAGGCATCAACCTGCGACCGCGCATCCTGCCAGTGCTCGACCTGTGCGAGCGGCTCCAGAGGGATGTGGTGCGGATCGAAACCGAACTGGAAGCCCTTGCCGCCGCCAACCCTGTATGTCGGCGGTTCATGGTGGGAGCGGCGCGGTGCCGCTCCGAAATAGGAGCACCATCCATGATCAAAAGCCCACGTCTCACCGACCTTCAGCTCATTCTTCTCTCGACTGCCTCGCAGCGTGACGACGGCAATCCGCCCCTTGGCTACCAGCCCAATGGCAGGACGCTGGCGATCGTCGAGGACCATGCCGATATCGTACGGCACATCTTCGCGCGCTATCTCGATCTCGGGAATGTCCGGTTGGTTGCCGATGCACTGGCCAGCGAAGGCATCATTGCTCCCGAACGCACCGCCACGACGCGGAGGGTAACAGGTGGTCGTCCATTCACCCGCGGGCAGATCTACAAGCTGCTCTCCAATCCCATCTACATTGGCGAAATCCATCACAAAGGTCAGATCCATGACGGAAAACATGAGGCGATCATCGACCGGGACATATGGGACGCTGTCCAGCAGATGCTGGCCACCAACAGGCAGGGCGAGAGGTCGGGCAGCAGAGCGAGTTCGCCCAGCCTCCTTGCCAGTCGTATTGTTGATCAGCACGGCGAGCCGCTGGTCGCTGCCCATGCCTGCAAAGGGAAAGTCCGCTATCGTTATTATGTGAACCGATCACTCCAGCATAATGCAGACCGGCACGCCACCGATAGTCTGCGTATCCCGGCACGGGAAATCGAAACGGCCGTGGTCACCAGTCTTGCCACAGCGCTTGATGATCCTCTGGCTCTGCTGACACAGGCTGGCATAACGCTCGAAAGTGATCGTCTGCGCACGATCCTCAAAAAGGCGGAGCAGCTTGCGGCTTCTGTCCGCCACAAACAGCGTGATGTGATCAGCGATCTGGTGGCCAGGGTGGTCGTCCATCCCCACGAGATAGCAATCCGGCTATCGGTCGCGGCCTTATGCAGGGCCTGTACGATAGATCCCGCCAATAGTCCGGACGGCATCACTCTTACCGAACCGGTTCGTCTCACCCGGACGGGACTGGCCCTCCGGCTGATCCAGCGTGATGGCAGGCCCGTCACGCAGGGCAAGCCTGATCCCGGCCTCATTGCGTTGCTACGCAAAGCCCGCAACTGGTGGCGGCAGCTTCAGACCGGCACGATCGATATCGCTACCATTGCCGATCAGGAGAAGGTCAACGACTCATGGGTATCGCGCGTCGTCCGGCTGAACTTCCTTGCCCCGGTCATCGTTGAAGCCATCCTCGCCGGGACCCAGCCTGCATCCGTTAGCGCGACAGCCCTGCGTACAGCCAACCTGCCTATCGACTGGAACGAGCAGATCGCTTTGTTCGGGATGTGA